From Flavobacterium arcticum, the proteins below share one genomic window:
- a CDS encoding helix-turn-helix domain-containing protein, producing MKIIMIDEEAFFELFERVIKHVEENNAQQKKTWLTTPETLKALNITSKTTLQKYRDEGKIRFTQISRKVILYDASSVEDFLQQHAQETF from the coding sequence ATGAAAATAATAATGATAGATGAAGAAGCTTTTTTTGAGTTGTTTGAACGGGTAATCAAACACGTAGAAGAAAATAATGCGCAGCAGAAAAAAACGTGGCTCACTACCCCTGAAACCCTGAAAGCATTAAATATTACCTCAAAGACCACCTTACAAAAGTACCGTGACGAAGGAAAGATTCGTTTCACGCAAATCAGTCGCAAAGTCATACTCTACGATGCCAGCTCGGTTGAGGACTTTCTACAACAACACGCCCAAGAAACATTTTAA
- a CDS encoding AAA family ATPase, translating into MEHTYQGKKVLAGQPLQHIHNFLFSVTYSPNRQKFLALDPYLIFKSAPYLQAYFHTQLTNKLVKLGYAIERTPDAWEIKGVVSRELIKRFSERTQTIEKISKEKGITNTKVKAQLGAKTRLSKSKSVPEKELLEVWKTLLSSEELKALQQLKSSKTLKEAPVLSLENAIDRSLAHFLERQSVAEEKKILGHAMQLCFGSGYAPKDFEAELNRRSNILKATENEVSLITTQEMVRHENALIDKAVSLKGKFPALHADYIPKRDFLNSDQKNAVKEILTTHDGVIALEGKAGAGKTTMLQELSDGLKAVHKKMVVIAPSSKAVDVLRKEGFQSANTIASFLIQPQLQESIRHQVLCVDEASLSGVPTLSKLLDIVQQKKARLVLSGNIRQHNSPGEFGDGLRILQQQAQIKTVHLQQNMRQREVPEYKEAVDFIARGKTLQGFQVLDQKMKAVVEIPEQDKRMEFLAEQYIQSLNTKRTALIVSPTNAEKEQLSEVVRKKLKAQGTLQGKSKVFEQLKNISFTESQKKDPSNYQSVQYIRFIRNTKGGFQAGQHYEVMPSKAATQKGQKETEITVKDLQIGQILSLPYQNPKPYSVFQKSAIELNKGDLVKPTLNLKSMEGTKINNGTAQKIKGFSKSGDILLENGKTLAKDCYHIAHNYVSTSHGAQGATVKDVYISMSEASLGAVNQQTLYVAVSRGKSKVQLVTDNKQALKRAIARTGERKTARELEKQQHRDFISRQQREQYKALTREPKTHAKTIQKQSTLTKGFSQRTRH; encoded by the coding sequence GTGGAACATACCTACCAAGGGAAGAAAGTGTTAGCCGGACAACCCTTACAACACATTCATAATTTTCTGTTTTCGGTTACCTACAGTCCCAACCGTCAAAAATTCTTAGCTCTGGATCCGTATCTAATTTTTAAGTCAGCTCCGTATTTACAAGCCTATTTTCATACACAGCTTACGAATAAATTGGTCAAATTGGGGTATGCTATCGAACGTACCCCCGACGCATGGGAAATCAAAGGGGTGGTATCCCGGGAACTCATTAAACGCTTTTCGGAACGTACCCAAACCATTGAAAAAATCAGCAAAGAAAAAGGGATTACAAATACCAAAGTAAAGGCGCAACTTGGCGCTAAAACCCGCCTCTCCAAAAGTAAGTCGGTTCCTGAAAAAGAATTGTTGGAGGTCTGGAAAACACTACTGAGTAGTGAAGAATTAAAAGCCCTACAACAGCTTAAAAGTAGTAAAACGCTGAAAGAGGCTCCTGTTCTGTCCCTTGAAAATGCAATAGATCGAAGCTTAGCCCATTTTTTAGAAAGACAATCCGTAGCGGAAGAGAAGAAAATACTAGGACACGCTATGCAACTTTGTTTTGGCAGTGGCTATGCCCCCAAAGACTTTGAAGCGGAATTAAACCGCAGGAGCAACATTTTAAAAGCTACCGAAAACGAGGTGTCACTCATTACCACCCAAGAAATGGTACGGCATGAAAATGCCCTGATTGACAAGGCGGTTTCCCTTAAAGGCAAATTCCCTGCCTTACATGCTGATTATATCCCGAAACGTGATTTTCTCAATAGCGACCAGAAAAATGCGGTAAAGGAAATCCTGACTACCCATGACGGGGTGATCGCTTTGGAAGGAAAGGCAGGTGCCGGAAAAACGACCATGCTGCAAGAATTATCTGATGGGTTAAAAGCGGTACACAAAAAAATGGTGGTTATCGCCCCTTCTTCTAAAGCGGTGGATGTCTTGCGTAAGGAAGGTTTTCAATCGGCAAATACCATTGCTTCATTCCTGATCCAGCCGCAATTACAGGAAAGTATACGCCATCAGGTCTTGTGTGTGGATGAAGCCAGCTTATCAGGGGTACCGACACTATCAAAGCTATTAGATATTGTTCAGCAGAAAAAGGCACGTCTGGTACTTAGCGGCAATATTCGCCAGCACAACAGTCCCGGGGAATTTGGGGATGGCTTGCGTATTCTGCAACAACAAGCGCAAATCAAAACGGTACACCTCCAACAAAACATGCGGCAAAGAGAAGTACCGGAGTATAAAGAAGCGGTGGATTTTATCGCAAGGGGAAAGACCTTACAGGGGTTTCAGGTACTGGATCAAAAGATGAAAGCCGTTGTAGAAATTCCGGAACAGGATAAAAGGATGGAATTCTTAGCGGAGCAATACATCCAATCCCTCAATACCAAAAGAACAGCTCTTATTGTTAGTCCTACTAATGCAGAAAAGGAGCAACTCTCGGAAGTAGTTCGGAAAAAGCTTAAAGCCCAAGGAACATTGCAGGGAAAGTCTAAAGTTTTTGAACAATTAAAGAATATATCCTTTACCGAAAGTCAGAAAAAAGATCCGAGTAATTATCAGTCGGTACAATACATCCGATTCATCCGCAACACCAAAGGCGGGTTTCAAGCGGGGCAACACTATGAAGTTATGCCGTCCAAGGCTGCTACTCAAAAGGGGCAAAAGGAAACCGAGATTACGGTCAAAGACCTTCAAATAGGGCAAATACTTTCCCTGCCCTACCAAAACCCGAAACCATACAGTGTGTTTCAAAAGTCAGCTATTGAATTGAATAAAGGAGATTTGGTCAAACCCACGCTGAACTTAAAATCGATGGAAGGGACGAAAATTAATAATGGAACGGCACAAAAAATTAAGGGCTTTTCCAAGTCAGGAGATATTCTATTAGAAAATGGAAAAACCTTAGCTAAGGATTGCTACCATATTGCGCACAATTATGTGTCTACGAGCCACGGCGCACAAGGAGCTACGGTCAAAGATGTGTATATCAGCATGAGTGAAGCCTCCTTGGGAGCCGTCAATCAACAGACTTTGTATGTAGCGGTCTCTCGTGGGAAATCCAAAGTACAACTGGTTACGGATAATAAACAAGCCTTGAAAAGGGCGATTGCCAGAACGGGGGAACGGAAAACCGCCCGTGAGCTTGAAAAGCAACAGCATCGGGATTTTATAAGCCGACAACAACGAGAACAGTACAAAGCATTAACCCGAGAACCAAAAACCCATGCAAAAACTATTCAAAAGCAATCCACCCTTACAAAAGGCTTTTCACAACGCACCCGACACTAA
- a CDS encoding relaxase domain-containing protein, whose protein sequence is MIRITTSSNPQAAISYHKSSLQRQGEYYQENIPAYYHGKAAQQMGLYEVTTDNYRDLAHNRHPITKDKLTPLNVANRRVGWDITVLPPKSFSIMTALTNDPELEKALLEANQEMMLEAERLILAQNNTQKNRFLKKQGMLYGHPFTIPSGALWNIPTKGRKC, encoded by the coding sequence ATGATCCGTATTACGACTTCATCCAATCCACAGGCAGCAATAAGCTACCATAAGTCTTCTTTGCAACGACAAGGCGAATATTACCAAGAAAATATTCCAGCCTATTACCATGGTAAAGCAGCACAGCAAATGGGCTTGTATGAAGTCACTACGGATAATTATAGGGATTTGGCACATAACAGACACCCCATTACCAAAGACAAACTCACGCCCTTGAACGTAGCCAACAGACGTGTAGGCTGGGATATTACAGTGTTGCCGCCTAAAAGTTTTAGCATCATGACGGCTTTAACGAATGACCCTGAACTGGAAAAGGCACTTTTAGAAGCCAATCAGGAAATGATGTTGGAAGCGGAAAGGCTAATTCTTGCGCAAAACAACACCCAAAAAAACCGTTTTTTGAAAAAACAGGGAATGCTATATGGGCATCCTTTCACCATACCATCGGGCGCCCTGTGGAACATACCTACCAAGGGAAGAAAGTGTTAG
- a CDS encoding ankyrin repeat domain-containing protein produces the protein MMDLKEYWKQINLQLEDEFYGLPSTWKRKTIDEFLLKFEKEVKEIIAGDEYLITMCSRVKTKETNHWKCVDSTTFEKIFRTGSTSGKQSANSFAIYLGYESAEAFMKGDKSYFIQKKLKKSHNIYTGLNQDGFINEFNLKVNKHNSNLQDLLKTIEKNLEYLKDNLEFDDVRYFYEIGDYNNALDILKKKNLGIRAQENSSIQHRNKNEEEEVIETYILIANLELVNGNIEKATETIKEAYSYYSENFELACVYGYLLFINEKKTEVYEILINFAKKSNSLHHKIIIYNELIEYCSFFNMQSQVDELLKTIDNYLIVLETDNFSNNFETITLINASLSIYYFSINNTEKMTHYFKKVVSRIQFIDNFQFYNLEHLIVISMLNYSEFCLKSGSIQHSKNLIDLIKEEFITNLDDKYFSISVRTEVISILIDTYKNDFSIAEKKLFNLIDLMQSKKDPLNYQDNFRVFLLFNDLRLSFIFFNIKFHFSEDDLLTRGTRPYTMHFDSETNLELNELKTYLKLSKILIEVNNFSEAANFLRSCIKLLDILEETTNINLSNETIAITSALAFCYEKLNYGEPVVNEIALKSISLIKELQSSGSMIQDILQLIESLQYLMSVKYVQKRFELLLYLADIGLNSLSMITDKNTHFYYVYFLTTAFFKLGEFKKIMNVFPSTEGRNLIIDFINEISPILEQYKYTVGSDSYVMNLNNLINEIEELTSEEIEVSESLLIACEKDYVDLAESACKAGAFINVKSEDGSTPLHFAVRNANTELIEILLKYNADINIKNNEGKSALDLALFDNNPDVLKSLNIQ, from the coding sequence ATGATGGATCTTAAAGAATATTGGAAGCAAATAAATTTGCAATTAGAAGATGAATTTTATGGGTTACCTAGTACTTGGAAACGAAAAACTATTGATGAGTTTCTTTTAAAATTTGAAAAAGAAGTAAAAGAAATAATAGCTGGAGATGAATATTTGATTACGATGTGTAGTAGGGTTAAGACAAAAGAAACTAATCATTGGAAATGTGTAGATAGTACAACTTTTGAGAAAATTTTCAGAACAGGAAGTACATCTGGTAAGCAAAGTGCTAATTCATTTGCTATTTATTTAGGGTATGAGTCCGCCGAAGCTTTTATGAAAGGAGATAAGAGCTATTTTATCCAAAAAAAATTAAAAAAAAGTCATAATATTTATACTGGGTTAAACCAAGACGGATTTATTAACGAATTTAATCTTAAAGTAAATAAACATAACTCTAACCTTCAGGATTTATTAAAAACTATCGAGAAGAATTTAGAATACTTAAAAGATAATTTAGAATTTGATGATGTAAGATATTTCTATGAAATTGGTGATTATAATAATGCGTTAGATATCTTAAAAAAGAAGAATTTAGGGATAAGAGCACAAGAGAACTCGTCTATACAGCATAGAAATAAGAATGAGGAAGAAGAAGTAATTGAAACATATATTCTTATAGCTAACCTCGAATTAGTTAATGGAAATATAGAAAAAGCAACTGAAACTATTAAGGAGGCATATAGCTATTATTCCGAAAATTTTGAATTGGCATGTGTTTATGGATATCTACTTTTTATAAATGAAAAAAAAACAGAGGTATATGAAATACTAATAAATTTTGCAAAAAAAAGTAATAGTTTACATCATAAAATTATAATTTATAATGAATTAATCGAGTATTGTTCTTTTTTTAATATGCAAAGTCAAGTAGATGAATTATTAAAAACTATTGATAATTACTTGATTGTTTTAGAAACAGATAACTTCTCTAATAATTTTGAAACCATTACCCTAATTAATGCCTCTTTAAGTATATATTATTTTTCTATAAATAATACTGAGAAAATGACACATTATTTTAAGAAGGTTGTAAGTCGTATTCAGTTTATAGACAATTTTCAGTTTTATAATTTAGAACATTTAATAGTTATTTCAATGCTAAATTATTCAGAGTTTTGTTTAAAAAGTGGGTCAATTCAACATTCAAAAAATCTCATTGACTTAATTAAAGAGGAATTTATCACTAATTTAGATGATAAATATTTTTCAATTTCCGTAAGAACTGAAGTTATAAGTATTTTGATCGATACTTATAAAAATGACTTCTCTATTGCAGAAAAAAAGCTATTTAATTTGATTGATCTAATGCAATCAAAAAAAGATCCCTTGAATTATCAAGATAACTTCAGAGTTTTTCTTTTATTCAATGATCTTAGATTAAGTTTCATTTTTTTTAACATAAAATTTCATTTTTCCGAGGATGACCTCCTAACTCGCGGTACTCGTCCTTATACCATGCATTTTGATTCTGAAACTAATTTAGAACTTAATGAATTAAAGACTTACTTAAAGTTGAGCAAAATATTAATTGAGGTTAATAATTTTAGTGAAGCAGCAAATTTTCTTAGAAGTTGTATAAAATTATTAGATATATTAGAGGAAACCACTAACATAAATTTATCAAATGAAACAATTGCTATAACATCTGCCTTAGCTTTTTGCTATGAAAAATTAAACTATGGAGAGCCCGTAGTTAACGAAATTGCGCTAAAATCTATTTCTTTGATTAAAGAACTACAAAGTTCTGGAAGTATGATACAAGATATTTTACAGCTAATAGAATCTCTTCAATATTTGATGTCTGTAAAATATGTTCAAAAAAGATTTGAGTTATTACTTTATTTGGCTGATATAGGACTTAACAGCTTAAGCATGATAACTGATAAAAACACTCACTTTTACTACGTTTATTTTTTAACAACAGCCTTTTTCAAACTAGGTGAATTTAAAAAAATAATGAATGTTTTTCCAAGCACTGAGGGTAGAAATTTAATTATTGATTTTATTAATGAGATATCTCCTATTTTAGAGCAATACAAATACACAGTTGGTAGCGATTCTTATGTAATGAATTTAAATAATTTAATCAATGAAATTGAGGAACTTACTTCTGAAGAAATTGAAGTAAGTGAAAGTCTACTTATAGCATGTGAGAAGGACTATGTAGATTTAGCAGAATCTGCGTGCAAAGCAGGTGCTTTTATCAATGTTAAATCAGAAGACGGCTCTACTCCACTTCATTTTGCTGTCAGGAATGCAAATACGGAATTAATTGAGATATTATTGAAATATAATGCTGACATAAATATTAAAAATAATGAGGGGAAAAGTGCATTAGATTTAGCCCTTTTTGATAATAACCCAGATGTCTTGAAAAGTTTAAATATTCAGTAA
- a CDS encoding tyrosine-type recombinase/integrase gives MKLTDLKLKNLKPRNKSYKERDGKGLYLFVMKSGGQSWRYDYKLKVYVDKYKNGTYVYGLYPQMSLQEAREAHLSTKALVSKGIDPNKHKKEQERLSFLNKPISFEEIAREWLEKKKLEVNSETLEGIRMRLEKYIFPQIGNVALCQLSTSDFLTLLKHIEKRGTYELLRRSRQYCGQILRYAVAHGKIERDFTADIREAFAVRKVKHQPALRPHEIPEFLKALENNDVRLYAQTRLALKMLMLTFVRPIELASAEWSEIDFTDKRWIIPAEKMKMKRDHIVPLANQTLELLENMRVTTGNGRYVFVKQRKLKEHMSRDTLSKAVRALGFQGRHTAHGFRALARTAIREKLNWDSEVIERQLAHVPSNNLGSTYDRAQFIEQRTLMMQDWADYLDEC, from the coding sequence ATGAAGCTAACTGACTTAAAATTAAAGAATTTAAAACCCCGTAATAAAAGCTACAAGGAGCGGGATGGAAAAGGGCTTTATCTCTTTGTAATGAAGTCCGGTGGCCAAAGTTGGCGTTATGACTATAAATTGAAGGTCTATGTAGATAAATATAAGAATGGGACATATGTTTATGGGCTATATCCCCAGATGAGCCTGCAAGAAGCTCGTGAGGCACATCTGAGTACAAAAGCACTGGTTTCAAAAGGCATAGACCCCAACAAGCACAAAAAGGAGCAAGAACGCTTGTCCTTCTTAAATAAGCCTATTAGTTTTGAAGAAATCGCAAGGGAATGGTTGGAAAAGAAAAAATTGGAGGTAAATTCCGAGACGTTAGAAGGTATTCGTATGCGTTTAGAAAAATACATCTTCCCACAAATTGGCAATGTAGCACTATGTCAACTTTCAACGAGCGATTTCTTAACCCTGCTTAAACATATCGAAAAACGAGGTACTTATGAATTGCTTCGCAGGTCAAGACAGTATTGCGGTCAGATTTTGAGATATGCCGTTGCACATGGAAAAATCGAGCGGGACTTTACGGCTGATATTCGCGAGGCTTTTGCTGTTCGAAAAGTTAAACACCAACCTGCCTTAAGACCTCATGAAATCCCTGAATTTCTAAAAGCCTTAGAAAATAATGATGTACGTTTATACGCTCAGACACGTTTAGCCCTTAAAATGCTTATGTTGACCTTTGTTCGCCCCATTGAATTAGCATCAGCAGAATGGTCTGAGATTGATTTTACGGACAAGCGATGGATTATTCCTGCGGAAAAAATGAAGATGAAACGAGATCATATTGTACCATTGGCAAATCAAACACTTGAGCTTTTAGAGAACATGAGAGTGACAACGGGTAATGGTAGGTATGTTTTTGTAAAGCAAAGGAAGCTCAAAGAACATATGAGCAGGGATACTTTGTCCAAAGCGGTGAGAGCTTTAGGGTTTCAGGGTAGGCATACTGCTCACGGCTTTAGAGCACTCGCACGGACAGCTATTAGGGAAAAGTTGAATTGGGACAGTGAAGTTATTGAGCGGCAACTTGCGCATGTTCCTAGTAATAATCTGGGTAGCACCTATGATAGGGCGCAATTCATAGAACAACGGACATTAATGATGCAAGACTGGGCAGATTATTTAGATGAATGTTAG
- a CDS encoding helix-turn-helix transcriptional regulator yields MQHNTVPEIGFVRLSHILKIYPVSKSTWWAGVKSGRYPKPVKLSPKITAWKAEDIRSLLDEYQE; encoded by the coding sequence ATGCAGCATAATACCGTACCCGAAATCGGTTTTGTACGACTATCCCACATCTTAAAAATATACCCGGTGAGCAAATCAACATGGTGGGCGGGGGTTAAAAGTGGACGATACCCTAAGCCCGTAAAATTGAGTCCAAAAATCACAGCATGGAAGGCAGAAGATATTCGTTCCTTATTAGATGAATATCAAGAATAG
- a CDS encoding type II toxin-antitoxin system RelE/ParE family toxin, giving the protein MAHIKLTRRANFDLVAIYDYSIEQWGEHVADEYINGLQNVLLLLQDNPKLLTYNPTISSRFQCFRHQKHWLICETIGDVIIVLTVLHSAMNLLENLKKYEPSLEQEAETLYKRLKN; this is encoded by the coding sequence ATGGCGCATATCAAATTAACCCGCAGGGCAAACTTTGATTTAGTAGCCATTTATGACTACTCCATTGAGCAATGGGGTGAACACGTTGCCGATGAATATATTAATGGATTACAAAACGTTTTATTGTTACTACAGGATAACCCAAAGCTCCTTACCTACAATCCTACTATTTCGTCTCGTTTTCAATGTTTCAGGCATCAAAAGCATTGGCTCATCTGTGAAACCATCGGTGATGTCATTATTGTTTTAACCGTTTTGCACAGTGCTATGAACTTGTTGGAAAACCTAAAGAAGTATGAACCTTCTCTGGAACAAGAAGCGGAAACACTATACAAACGATTGAAAAATTAA
- a CDS encoding ribbon-helix-helix domain-containing protein, which translates to MARNSSLNIPLTEEMKQFITNQTGEGTMYSTPSEYVRDLIRHARDRQEAAKIRNSILEGYQDAIAGNMTDFSGNLLEDIKSFKASNS; encoded by the coding sequence ATGGCACGAAATTCATCTTTAAATATTCCTTTAACAGAGGAAATGAAACAGTTCATTACCAATCAAACGGGAGAGGGTACGATGTATTCCACACCAAGCGAATATGTACGGGACTTAATTCGTCATGCAAGAGACAGGCAAGAAGCTGCTAAAATTAGAAATTCAATTTTAGAAGGCTATCAAGATGCTATTGCCGGTAACATGACTGATTTTTCAGGTAATCTTTTAGAAGATATCAAATCCTTTAAAGCATCCAATTCTTAA
- a CDS encoding N-6 DNA methylase, with protein MTDLVKAFSKHLEAVGRKQGLAKVFNDVLTMGICSFHRVNIQSRLTEKDEANEALYFEIIKPYNKEELTELAKALGVLQLNVLKNPYSDILGDYFTLHITRGQNGQFFTPDPVCEFMAAITHGDKNKKGARVFDPACGSGRMLLAAAKNSPDNLFFGADNDQTCAHMATLNFFLNGLRGRWLG; from the coding sequence ATGACTGATCTTGTTAAAGCATTTTCGAAACATCTGGAAGCAGTAGGGCGTAAACAGGGTTTGGCTAAAGTGTTTAATGACGTATTGACAATGGGTATTTGTTCTTTTCACAGGGTAAATATTCAAAGTCGATTAACGGAAAAGGATGAAGCCAACGAGGCTTTGTATTTTGAAATAATCAAACCTTACAATAAAGAAGAATTGACGGAACTCGCCAAAGCTTTAGGGGTATTACAACTCAATGTATTAAAAAATCCGTATTCGGATATTTTGGGTGATTATTTTACGTTGCACATCACTCGTGGACAAAATGGACAGTTTTTTACGCCTGATCCTGTTTGTGAGTTTATGGCAGCGATAACTCATGGGGATAAGAATAAAAAAGGGGCTAGGGTTTTTGATCCTGCTTGTGGTTCTGGACGTATGCTTTTAGCGGCGGCCAAAAACAGTCCTGATAATTTATTTTTTGGTGCGGATAATGATCAGACTTGTGCGCATATGGCTACGCTTAACTTTTTCCTAAATGGTTTACGGGGGAGGTGGCTTGGATGA
- a CDS encoding ArdC family protein produces MTRTDIQQEITDTIIQLLDQVDENDYEPPFASLAALGIPENPITQNQYHGVNILALWFNQKSRGLTSNQWASYRQWQKVGAKVKKGEKGARIIFYKTLTVDGKEDDGKTEALKIPMLKQYTVFNATQVEGYEDTTQQAKVPEIDKVTRHNLIEAFCKNTKADIRAVANEAFYNPSDDYINMPKPSLFVDTKQASTTENYYGTLLHELTHWTGHKKRLDRKDNPNTKYIQNYAYEELIAELGAAFLCAHFNTKQTQPIHHALYIKSWLKALKNDKTVLFRASAQAAKAVAYLEGCQSEMQHD; encoded by the coding sequence ATGACCCGTACAGACATTCAACAAGAGATTACCGATACTATCATTCAGCTTTTAGATCAAGTCGATGAAAATGACTATGAACCTCCTTTTGCCAGTTTAGCGGCTTTGGGTATTCCTGAAAATCCGATTACGCAAAATCAATACCATGGGGTTAATATTCTGGCACTTTGGTTCAACCAAAAATCCAGAGGATTAACGTCCAACCAATGGGCGAGCTATCGCCAATGGCAGAAAGTTGGCGCAAAAGTAAAAAAAGGAGAAAAAGGCGCTCGCATCATTTTTTACAAGACATTGACTGTTGACGGAAAAGAAGATGATGGAAAGACAGAAGCATTGAAAATTCCCATGCTCAAGCAGTATACGGTTTTTAATGCAACTCAAGTAGAAGGCTATGAAGATACTACCCAACAAGCAAAAGTTCCGGAAATTGACAAGGTTACACGGCATAACCTTATTGAGGCATTTTGCAAGAATACTAAGGCAGACATTCGAGCGGTTGCCAATGAAGCGTTTTATAATCCCAGTGATGATTATATCAATATGCCAAAACCGTCTTTGTTTGTAGACACTAAACAGGCTAGTACTACGGAGAACTATTACGGAACATTGCTTCATGAATTGACGCATTGGACGGGGCATAAAAAACGGTTGGATCGTAAAGACAACCCGAATACAAAGTACATTCAGAATTATGCGTATGAAGAATTGATTGCAGAACTGGGAGCCGCTTTTTTATGCGCGCATTTTAACACCAAGCAAACACAGCCCATACATCATGCTTTGTATATCAAAAGTTGGTTAAAAGCGCTTAAAAATGACAAAACAGTACTATTCAGAGCCTCCGCACAAGCGGCTAAAGCGGTAGCCTATTTAGAGGGCTGTCAAAGTGAGATGCAACATGACTGA
- a CDS encoding JAB domain-containing protein, translating into MTKQKCIQHVQLISRNTTKIKPEDKPKSDTPEAAYQILRKDWDNNTINLIEEFKLISLDSQMRVNTISTLSKGGTDCTIVDLKILFATALLSKAHSVIIAHNHPSGSLKPSTQDIALTEKVREAGKIIDIPLRDHIIVTDDGYCSLNEADFVAFN; encoded by the coding sequence AACTGATATCCAGGAATACAACCAAGATAAAACCCGAAGACAAACCTAAATCCGACACACCCGAAGCGGCGTATCAAATTTTAAGGAAGGATTGGGATAACAACACCATCAATCTTATAGAGGAATTCAAATTGATTTCTTTGGACAGTCAAATGAGAGTAAACACTATTTCTACGCTATCCAAAGGTGGAACAGATTGTACCATTGTAGATTTAAAGATTTTATTTGCGACAGCATTATTGTCCAAAGCCCATAGTGTAATCATTGCGCACAATCACCCCAGCGGTTCGCTAAAACCCAGTACGCAGGATATTGCTTTAACTGAAAAAGTCAGAGAAGCCGGAAAAATTATTGATATCCCCTTACGGGATCACATAATCGTGACCGACGATGGGTATTGCTCACTTAACGAAGCGGATTTTGTAGCATTCAATTAA